A window of the Pongo abelii isolate AG06213 chromosome 10, NHGRI_mPonAbe1-v2.0_pri, whole genome shotgun sequence genome harbors these coding sequences:
- the SOCS2 gene encoding suppressor of cytokine signaling 2 — protein sequence MTLRCLEPSGNGGEGTRSQWGTAGSAEEPSPEAAHLAKALRELGQTGWYWGSMTVNEAKEKLKEAPEGTFLIRDSSHSDYLLTISVKTSAGPTNLRIEYQDGKFRLDSIICVKSKLKQFDSVVHLIDYYVQMCKDKRTGPEAPRNGTVHLYLTKPLYTSAPSLQHLCRLTINKCTGAIWGLPLPTRLKDYLEEYKFQV from the exons ATGACCCTGCGGTGCCTCGAGCCCTCCGGGAATGGCGGGGAAGGGACGCGGAGCCAGTGGGGGACCGCGGGGTCGGCGGAGGAGCCATCCCCGGAGGCGGCGCATCTGGCGAAGGCCCTGCGGGAGCTCGGTCAGACAG GATGGTACTGGGGAAGTATGACTGTTAATGAAGccaaagagaaattaaaagagGCACCAGAAGGAACTTTCTTGATTAGAGATAGCTCGCATTCAGACTACCTACTAACAATATCTGTTAAAACATCAGCTGGACCAACTAATCTTCGAATCGAATACCAAGACGGAAAATTCAGATTGGACTCTATCATATGTGTCAAATCCAAGCTTAAACAATTTGACAGTGTGGTTCATCTGATCGACTACTATGTTCAGATGTGCAAGGATAAGCGGACAGGTCCAGAAGCACCCCGGAACGGCACTGTTCACCTTTATCTGACCAAACCACTCTACACGTCAGCACCATCTCTGCAGCATCTCTGTAGGCTCACCATTAACAAATGTACCGGTGCCATCTGGGGACTGCCTTTACCAACAAGACTAAAAGATTACTTGGAAGAATATAAATTCCAGGtataa